GCCAGGCCCAGAGTCTGCTCTCGTTTTTCAAGCCACTGTTCGGCAACACCTTGGGCTATTTCCGAACGCGGCGGCATTTCAAGCCCCTTGCGCATAAAGCGCTTTCGTTCGTCCTGCACCATGTCCACCCGGACCTGACGCCCGCGCCTGCCGTTGGACGAAGGTTCACGCCGCTTGATCACGGGATTGAAACGTAGGGAAAACAATACCCTGTCGCCGTTCGTCAGCTTCGGTTCATATTCCTTCACTTCTATCCTGCGCACAAAAGGCAAATCCTCGGGCCGCCGCTTCGAAACGGTCAGAAACGAGGAGTCGTCCAGATGGCGATACAGAAAGTCCCGCCGCCGGTCAGGGGAATCCGAAAAGAGCTTCCAGAGCGCCTGATGTGCCTCGTACACGCCCAGATGCGAGGACCGGGCCATGTCCAGCCGAATCTTACTCATGAACATGTTCCACCTCCGGTTTCCGACGCAGGGTGAAA
The sequence above is a segment of the Paucidesulfovibrio gracilis DSM 16080 genome. Coding sequences within it:
- the cas6e gene encoding type I-E CRISPR-associated protein Cas6/Cse3/CasE; this translates as MSKIRLDMARSSHLGVYEAHQALWKLFSDSPDRRRDFLYRHLDDSSFLTVSKRRPEDLPFVRRIEVKEYEPKLTNGDRVLFSLRFNPVIKRREPSSNGRRGRQVRVDMVQDERKRFMRKGLEMPPRSEIAQGVAEQWLEKREQTLGLALEKETVMAEAYDQSRFGYRGGSKDVVLSRIDVCGFATVSDAALLKKALFQGVGAAKGFGFGLLLVRRA